One window of Desulfobacca acetoxidans DSM 11109 genomic DNA carries:
- a CDS encoding precorrin-8X methylmutase, with amino-acid sequence MNWFPRLPREIEEESFRRIEAQADWRNLSPEEWAVARRMIHTTGDFEYLKNVRFHPQAIAAGIAALRQRRPVIADTRMLQAGISTGRLTGLGVEIICLMDDPEVVREAKRREITRAAVAIEQALPKIFRGIVAVGNAPTALLRLLELLAAGAPPPALIVGVPVGFVNAAESKEILSRQDCPFITVLGPKGGSAVAASIINALAILIQTEKSA; translated from the coding sequence ATGAACTGGTTCCCCCGACTTCCACGGGAAATTGAGGAGGAGAGTTTCCGCCGCATTGAGGCCCAGGCGGATTGGCGTAATCTAAGCCCGGAGGAATGGGCGGTGGCGCGGCGCATGATCCATACTACCGGTGACTTCGAATATTTGAAAAACGTGCGTTTTCATCCCCAGGCCATCGCGGCTGGAATAGCCGCCCTGCGTCAGCGACGTCCGGTGATTGCCGATACCCGTATGCTTCAAGCAGGGATCAGTACCGGCCGGCTTACCGGTCTGGGAGTTGAAATTATCTGTCTTATGGATGACCCAGAGGTGGTGCGTGAGGCCAAACGTCGTGAGATCACCAGGGCGGCGGTGGCCATTGAGCAGGCCCTTCCAAAGATATTCCGGGGAATTGTGGCCGTCGGCAATGCTCCCACGGCGTTGCTGCGTCTCCTAGAGCTCCTGGCTGCCGGAGCGCCGCCTCCGGCCCTTATCGTAGGTGTGCCGGTGGGTTTTGTCAATGCCGCCGAGTCCAAGGAAATCCTAAGCCGCCAGGATTGCCCATTTATCACCGTCCTGGGTCCGAAAGGCGGTTCAGCAGTGGCTGCCAGCATTATCAATGCCCTGGCTATTTTAATTCAGACAGAGAAATCAGCATGA
- a CDS encoding cobyrinate a,c-diamide synthase, whose amino-acid sequence MPKKEPAWGRCPFIMRGLVVAGTHSGVGKTTLTLGLLAAWRRQGISVRPFKVGPDFIDPGHHAQAANSLSHNLDGWMLSREENLRVFRQHTGTATIAVVEGVMGLFDGYDGNTEAGCTAQMAKWLGLPVLLLVDARSMARSAAALVHGFATFDRDLILAGVVFNQVGSPTHLRYLRQALEQAGEVRCFGGLPREVELAIPERHLGLITTDDHPLKESYLERLADLIESNLDLEGLLAVLPALSQGKAWEEGPVYSSQPSEVRLAVARDRAFCFYYPDNLKWLARCGAEIVPFSPLDDTDLPAEVHGVYLGGGYPELFARQLSSNQAMLRIIRERAGSGMPMYAECGGLMYLSQEIQDLQGGRHAMAKVLPFGVRMLPRLKTLGYREVTLAADGLLGPAGTRARGHEYHYSEMISEPVDLPRLYRLTARTGGKSVEEGYTVNQVLASYVHLHFGSNPEVAWHFVGHCRRFKEKA is encoded by the coding sequence TTGCCGAAAAAAGAGCCCGCCTGGGGGAGGTGTCCTTTCATCATGAGAGGTTTGGTAGTGGCTGGCACCCATAGCGGGGTGGGCAAGACTACCCTCACCCTGGGGTTATTGGCCGCCTGGCGACGGCAGGGAATATCGGTGCGGCCCTTCAAGGTGGGTCCCGACTTCATAGATCCAGGGCACCATGCCCAGGCTGCTAACAGCCTTTCTCACAATCTAGACGGCTGGATGCTTTCCCGAGAAGAAAATCTTCGCGTCTTCCGCCAGCACACCGGGACTGCGACAATAGCCGTTGTGGAAGGGGTTATGGGTCTTTTCGATGGCTACGATGGGAATACTGAGGCCGGCTGCACTGCCCAGATGGCCAAGTGGTTGGGGCTGCCGGTGCTGCTCCTGGTAGATGCCCGTTCCATGGCCCGCAGTGCCGCGGCCTTAGTGCATGGCTTTGCCACTTTCGACCGGGACCTCATCTTGGCCGGAGTAGTGTTTAATCAGGTAGGGAGCCCGACTCACCTAAGATATCTCCGTCAGGCATTAGAGCAGGCGGGGGAAGTCCGATGTTTCGGGGGCCTGCCCAGGGAAGTGGAACTGGCCATTCCAGAGCGCCATTTAGGGTTAATCACCACCGATGACCACCCCCTGAAAGAAAGCTATCTGGAGCGTCTGGCAGATTTAATCGAAAGCAATCTGGACCTGGAAGGACTGTTGGCTGTCCTCCCCGCATTGAGCCAGGGAAAGGCCTGGGAAGAAGGCCCGGTTTATTCCAGCCAGCCTTCCGAAGTGCGCCTGGCGGTGGCTCGTGATCGGGCATTCTGTTTTTATTATCCGGACAATCTGAAATGGCTGGCCCGGTGCGGCGCGGAAATAGTCCCCTTTTCGCCCCTGGATGATACGGACCTGCCTGCCGAAGTGCATGGCGTCTATCTGGGGGGCGGCTATCCGGAGCTTTTCGCCCGGCAGTTGAGCAGCAATCAGGCCATGCTCCGGATTATTCGAGAGCGGGCCGGGTCGGGAATGCCGATGTACGCCGAGTGCGGCGGTTTGATGTATCTTTCCCAGGAAATCCAAGACTTGCAGGGAGGGCGCCACGCCATGGCTAAAGTCTTGCCATTCGGTGTCCGGATGCTGCCTCGGCTCAAGACCCTGGGCTACCGGGAAGTTACGCTGGCGGCCGATGGCCTCCTGGGCCCCGCCGGGACGCGCGCTCGAGGGCACGAATATCACTACTCGGAGATGATCTCGGAACCAGTGGACCTGCCCCGGCTTTATAGACTTACTGCCAGAACCGGCGGCAAGTCCGTAGAGGAGGGCTATACCGTCAACCAGGTGTTGGCCAGTTACGTCCATCTGCACTTCGGGAGCAATCCAGAGGTTGCCTGGCATTTTGTAGGTCACTGTCGCAGGTTTAAGGAGAAAGCATGA
- a CDS encoding sirohydrochlorin cobaltochelatase, with protein sequence MQTPIVLTAFGTTTNAFKTYDFVDTIIREEFPGHEILWAFSSRMVLDRLRHRRKFEVRHPHEVLQALSDKGHTWAVIQSMHLLCGHEFYRLLEEVKPLAIRTSIGLPLLSSYEDYRQLAKSFDFKNNLSEGEAPVLVGHGTDHPSWAAYPTLESILREVHGSDLYVGVVEGYPSLKQVLEAVTAAKFRKVRLIPLMLVAGAHFYEDLCEGEDSWKTAFEGAGLEVNVEAQGIGFRKEVIRVFVGHIRDALDAIPASNSLATRVLKNQQPENLGSVRVSGENG encoded by the coding sequence ATGCAGACACCCATCGTTTTGACGGCCTTTGGGACCACCACGAACGCCTTTAAGACCTATGACTTTGTGGATACGATTATCCGGGAGGAGTTTCCCGGCCACGAAATTTTGTGGGCCTTTTCCTCCCGTATGGTCCTGGACCGTCTCAGGCACCGGAGAAAATTTGAAGTAAGGCATCCCCATGAAGTCCTTCAGGCCTTATCCGATAAAGGTCATACCTGGGCAGTGATTCAATCCATGCATCTGCTTTGCGGGCATGAGTTCTATCGTCTGTTGGAAGAGGTCAAACCTCTAGCCATTCGCACCAGTATCGGACTCCCTTTATTAAGTTCTTATGAGGATTACCGACAACTGGCTAAGTCATTTGATTTTAAGAATAATCTATCCGAAGGAGAAGCCCCGGTTCTGGTGGGTCATGGCACGGACCATCCATCTTGGGCCGCGTATCCGACCCTGGAAAGCATCCTGCGGGAGGTTCATGGGTCTGACTTGTATGTCGGGGTTGTGGAGGGATACCCATCTCTGAAACAGGTGTTGGAAGCAGTAACCGCAGCAAAATTTCGGAAAGTGAGGCTCATCCCGCTGATGTTGGTTGCCGGAGCGCATTTCTATGAAGACCTGTGCGAAGGAGAGGACTCATGGAAAACTGCCTTCGAGGGGGCCGGCCTAGAAGTGAACGTGGAAGCTCAGGGTATTGGCTTCAGAAAGGAAGTCATCCGGGTTTTTGTCGGCCATATTCGTGATGCTTTGGATGCCATCCCGGCATCAAACAGCCTGGCGACCAGAGTTTTAAAAAACCAGCAGCCAGAAAATCTTGGCTCTGTTCGGGTTTCGGGCGAAAATGGCTAG
- the cbiM gene encoding cobalt transporter CbiM, with product MHISEGVLSPAVLGAGAALTAVGTAIGLKQVDYEAIPRVSILSATFFVASLIHVPIGPSSVHLLLNGLMGLLLGWAAFPAVLIGLFLQVLLFQFGGFTVLGVNTFNVAAPAVLCFYIFRDVLRQEGTLAVVASFACGFCTVLLTALFTALSLMFTGEGFLTVARLVVLAHIPVMIIEGLFTMFVFFYLVKVRPEMLEKIYA from the coding sequence ATGCATATTTCTGAAGGAGTTCTTAGTCCCGCGGTGTTGGGCGCGGGCGCCGCTTTGACGGCGGTGGGCACTGCCATCGGCCTGAAACAGGTTGACTATGAAGCCATTCCTCGGGTGAGTATCTTATCGGCCACTTTTTTTGTGGCTTCCCTTATCCATGTGCCGATAGGTCCGTCCAGTGTGCATCTGTTGTTGAACGGCCTTATGGGACTCTTGCTGGGTTGGGCGGCATTTCCGGCCGTTCTCATAGGACTCTTTTTGCAGGTCTTGCTTTTTCAATTTGGTGGGTTTACGGTATTGGGGGTGAACACCTTTAACGTCGCTGCTCCCGCAGTTCTCTGTTTTTATATCTTTCGGGACGTGCTGCGCCAGGAGGGGACTCTGGCAGTGGTGGCGTCTTTTGCCTGCGGGTTTTGCACCGTGTTATTGACTGCCCTGTTCACCGCCCTGTCCCTCATGTTTACCGGCGAGGGGTTTCTTACGGTAGCCAGATTGGTTGTTCTGGCTCATATTCCGGTAATGATTATCGAGGGTCTCTTTACCATGTTTGTCTTCTTTTATCTAGTTAAAGTCCGCCCGGAAATGCTAGAGAAAATATATGCCTAA
- a CDS encoding cytochrome b6, protein MKNGYRWVLGLPVLAVLMFGLGAGTAVTKEKAEKAATPASSYSPVVIKEDFAVTMERMKKEKPQIMSRQMDLLKKRYDLSHKAAKDVTMSRGKAVQEGVRVNLPDGITWEKLAALTPEEIKEKGLWPAGFLPLPHPNHPEGGMVFAKYHIDEIKKQEGRDLTRFDLDFDLPDHFLPEFPPAMYLTTRPDLGDVSQGKVITLMNYYELFNGILNPKQLEGLRLLVTPFPQQQFNQTEDRRSELPSRGVTCFDCHTNGHANGATHLVGDIRPQEFRHRLDIPTLRGVNIQRLFGSQRALKSVEDFTEFEQRAAYFDGDPVIGTKKGINILDRGHQVHCMAEFQEILDFPPAPKLNIYGKLDPKKANDSELRGQEIFLNKGQCAVCHQPPYYTDNLMHNLKTERFFKPQMINGRMANMDGPIKTFPLRGIKDSPPYLHDGRLLTLEDTVEFFNLVQGLNLTDQEKKDLVAFLRVL, encoded by the coding sequence ATGAAGAATGGATATCGATGGGTGCTGGGACTTCCCGTATTAGCTGTGCTCATGTTTGGCCTTGGTGCTGGAACGGCGGTCACCAAGGAAAAGGCGGAGAAGGCTGCCACTCCGGCTTCCAGTTATTCTCCGGTAGTAATTAAGGAAGATTTCGCCGTCACCATGGAACGGATGAAGAAAGAGAAGCCCCAGATAATGAGCCGCCAGATGGATCTGCTCAAGAAGCGTTATGATTTGAGCCATAAAGCCGCTAAAGACGTTACCATGAGCCGGGGCAAGGCGGTTCAGGAAGGCGTTCGGGTAAATCTGCCCGACGGTATAACCTGGGAAAAGCTGGCCGCCCTGACCCCTGAGGAAATCAAGGAAAAAGGTCTCTGGCCGGCCGGGTTTCTGCCGCTGCCCCACCCGAATCATCCTGAAGGGGGGATGGTTTTTGCTAAATATCACATTGACGAGATCAAAAAGCAGGAAGGCCGTGATCTGACCAGGTTCGATCTGGATTTTGACCTGCCGGACCACTTCCTGCCGGAATTTCCCCCCGCCATGTATCTTACCACCCGCCCTGATCTGGGCGATGTAAGCCAGGGGAAAGTAATCACCCTGATGAACTACTATGAGCTATTCAACGGCATCCTCAATCCCAAGCAACTGGAGGGGTTGCGTCTGCTCGTAACGCCGTTCCCGCAACAGCAGTTCAACCAGACCGAAGACCGGCGCTCCGAACTGCCGAGCCGCGGGGTTACCTGTTTTGATTGCCACACCAATGGCCACGCTAATGGCGCCACCCACCTGGTGGGGGACATCCGTCCCCAGGAGTTCCGGCACCGTCTGGATATTCCAACCTTGCGAGGGGTGAATATTCAGCGTCTTTTCGGTTCCCAGCGGGCTCTGAAATCAGTAGAGGATTTTACCGAGTTCGAGCAACGGGCGGCATATTTTGACGGCGATCCGGTCATCGGGACCAAGAAGGGAATCAATATCCTAGACCGGGGACATCAGGTGCACTGTATGGCGGAGTTTCAGGAAATTCTGGATTTTCCTCCTGCTCCCAAGTTGAATATCTATGGCAAGTTGGATCCGAAAAAGGCTAACGATTCGGAGCTGCGCGGCCAGGAGATTTTCTTAAACAAGGGACAGTGCGCCGTCTGCCACCAACCGCCTTACTATACCGATAATCTGATGCACAACCTAAAGACCGAGCGGTTTTTCAAACCGCAGATGATCAACGGCCGCATGGCGAACATGGACGGTCCCATTAAGACCTTCCCCCTGCGGGGCATCAAAGACTCGCCGCCTTATCTGCACGACGGCCGCCTGTTGACTCTGGAGGATACCGTGGAATTTTTCAATCTGGTTCAAGGTCTAAATTTGACTGACCAGGAGAAGAAAGACCTCGTGGCCTTCCTGCGAGTCCTCTAA
- a CDS encoding CHASE2 domain-containing protein yields the protein MKDFLKKILRPSYLKVTLGIIIMHLLVMAYNPAFVRNLEMKFYDLMFQLRGPRNPGPEVAIIAIDDRSLKAIGRWPWSRRQITRLMEVLQQADAKIIGFDIIFAEKEEETGVGLLHRLEQEMGRRSWKSPELQQWIDREYQSIDPDSDLAQRFKESDRVVLGYYFQGLETRQTAPGAFSLQISKDIIKSSTYDLVRWSSAQCIPSWLITAQGVEVNLPRLTRAAAETGYFNAVPDADGSIRSVPLVIRYQEDLYAPLALSILQRYLGNPLLQLVISEGGVNGIRLGRHQIPVDEHGRFRVNFRGPARTFPYYAFVDVVDGKIPPETFRDKIVLIGASAVGIYDIRVTPFSSIYPGVEVHANVIDNILRQDYLWAPTGLINPAALALVALSLVACLLLPKVRAWFGLVLFITLALSYFSIDCFLFANNNIYLQVIYPLNCLAVVYVALGLMRFLAEEAERKRIKAAFQNYVAPDVVNIMLQHPEKLHLGGEKREMTVMFSDIRGFTTLSERMEPEELVALLHSYLNPMTEIVFKHNGTMDKYIGDAIMAIYGAPLALPKHADQACQTALEMVEALSGLWEGWRAQGWPELRIGIGINSGSMTVGNMGSQRLFDYTVIGDNVNLASRLEGLNKYYGTAILVSEATQRLLQDSFILREVDRVRVKGKKAPVSIFELRGQGQPQGVEAELLQTFQAGLAAFRQQQWTTATDHWHNCLRLVPDDGPAQLLLKRTQSLAQQPPPPDWDGTATLTEK from the coding sequence ATGAAAGATTTTCTGAAAAAGATTCTGCGCCCTAGCTATTTAAAGGTTACCCTCGGGATTATCATAATGCATTTGTTGGTAATGGCCTATAATCCCGCCTTTGTGCGCAACCTGGAGATGAAGTTTTATGATCTGATGTTCCAATTGCGAGGTCCTCGCAACCCGGGTCCGGAGGTGGCGATTATTGCGATCGATGATCGCAGCCTCAAAGCTATCGGTCGCTGGCCCTGGTCGCGGCGGCAGATCACCCGTCTGATGGAGGTGTTGCAGCAGGCCGACGCCAAGATCATCGGTTTTGATATCATCTTTGCCGAAAAAGAAGAGGAGACCGGGGTTGGGCTGCTTCATCGGTTGGAGCAGGAGATGGGTCGCCGCTCCTGGAAGTCGCCAGAGTTGCAACAGTGGATTGATAGGGAATATCAAAGTATTGATCCGGACAGCGATCTGGCGCAGAGATTTAAGGAATCAGACCGGGTTGTCCTGGGATATTATTTTCAGGGGCTGGAGACCCGCCAGACCGCCCCAGGCGCTTTTAGCCTGCAGATTTCCAAAGATATTATTAAATCATCTACTTATGATCTGGTGCGCTGGTCCTCAGCGCAGTGCATTCCCAGTTGGCTCATAACCGCCCAGGGGGTGGAAGTCAACCTGCCGCGTCTTACCCGAGCTGCGGCTGAAACCGGTTATTTCAACGCCGTTCCGGATGCTGACGGTTCGATTCGCTCCGTCCCCCTGGTCATTCGATACCAGGAAGATCTTTACGCCCCGCTGGCACTTTCTATTCTGCAACGGTATCTGGGCAATCCTTTGCTGCAACTAGTCATCTCAGAGGGTGGCGTGAACGGCATCAGGTTGGGTCGACACCAGATTCCAGTGGACGAACACGGCAGGTTCCGGGTTAATTTTCGGGGACCGGCCAGAACCTTCCCGTATTATGCTTTTGTTGACGTTGTCGACGGGAAGATACCACCTGAGACCTTTCGGGATAAGATCGTTTTGATAGGGGCCTCCGCCGTGGGTATTTACGACATTCGGGTAACGCCGTTTTCTAGCATCTACCCAGGGGTCGAAGTGCATGCCAACGTTATCGACAATATCCTGCGGCAGGATTATCTCTGGGCTCCGACCGGCCTGATCAACCCAGCCGCCTTGGCACTGGTTGCTTTGAGTCTAGTCGCCTGCCTGCTATTACCTAAGGTAAGGGCCTGGTTTGGTCTAGTACTCTTTATCACCCTGGCACTGAGCTATTTCTCTATCGATTGTTTTCTTTTTGCCAACAACAATATTTACTTACAGGTGATATACCCGCTCAACTGCCTAGCGGTCGTTTATGTTGCTCTGGGTCTGATGCGGTTCCTGGCCGAGGAAGCGGAGCGAAAGCGCATTAAAGCCGCCTTCCAAAACTACGTTGCCCCTGATGTTGTCAATATCATGCTGCAGCATCCGGAAAAACTCCACCTGGGCGGGGAAAAGCGGGAGATGACGGTGATGTTCTCCGATATCCGGGGGTTCACCACCCTCTCCGAGCGGATGGAACCGGAAGAACTGGTGGCGCTATTGCATTCTTATCTGAACCCGATGACTGAAATCGTTTTTAAACACAATGGTACCATGGATAAGTATATCGGTGATGCCATTATGGCCATCTACGGTGCGCCCTTAGCTTTACCGAAGCATGCCGACCAAGCCTGCCAGACGGCATTAGAAATGGTTGAGGCTTTAAGCGGCCTCTGGGAAGGCTGGCGGGCTCAGGGCTGGCCGGAACTGAGAATTGGCATCGGTATCAACTCGGGCTCCATGACAGTGGGGAATATGGGATCGCAACGCCTCTTCGATTACACCGTTATCGGCGATAATGTCAACCTGGCCTCCCGTTTGGAGGGCCTCAATAAATACTATGGAACCGCCATTCTGGTCAGCGAAGCCACCCAACGCCTTCTGCAGGATTCCTTCATCCTGCGGGAGGTGGACCGGGTACGGGTTAAGGGGAAAAAGGCTCCGGTGAGTATCTTTGAACTTCGCGGCCAGGGTCAACCTCAGGGAGTGGAGGCAGAACTCCTACAGACTTTTCAGGCCGGTCTGGCAGCTTTCCGGCAACAACAGTGGACCACCGCAACCGACCATTGGCACAATTGTTTGCGTCTAGTTCCCGACGATGGGCCGGCACAATTATTGTTGAAGAGGACCCAATCACTGGCACAGCAGCCGCCGCCGCCAGACTGGGATGGAACCGCCACCTTGACGGAAAAGTAA
- a CDS encoding metallophosphoesterase family protein produces MDRRLFLKHLGFCLAANAIGIPLTSGPSGAPAQDESSATTFKVAFLADAHLPDGNPDSIAARHLALALEEINGQEPPVDLVFFGGDLTHDGNPKALSLAKEFFSSLRPPVWLLPGEKDYPIASGSLWTEIFGRSTFSFLHKGVHFIGLNTVHFGQKAGSGLFQISHPQHHWLAAELAETPCELPLIIVSHAPLYRLFHPWQWWTEGAETVHDLLQARQRVILLHGHVHQHIGLEHKNLQFLGVRSTAWPLPDVRLGVPQKQREATASDRTGCGWLLLTISSDGAIKGHDCLWEG; encoded by the coding sequence ATGGATCGTCGTCTTTTTTTAAAACACCTGGGGTTCTGTCTGGCGGCCAACGCCATCGGGATACCGTTGACCTCTGGGCCGTCTGGAGCTCCGGCGCAGGATGAATCGTCTGCAACAACGTTCAAGGTGGCATTTCTAGCCGACGCCCATCTGCCGGATGGCAACCCCGACTCTATTGCAGCCCGCCACCTGGCCCTGGCCCTGGAGGAGATCAACGGTCAAGAACCACCGGTAGACCTGGTATTTTTCGGGGGTGACTTGACCCACGACGGCAATCCCAAGGCCCTTTCCCTGGCCAAAGAGTTCTTTTCCTCTTTGAGGCCCCCTGTCTGGCTGCTTCCCGGAGAAAAAGACTACCCGATTGCTTCGGGATCATTGTGGACCGAGATATTCGGCCGGAGCACTTTTTCCTTCCTCCATAAAGGCGTCCATTTTATCGGATTGAACACCGTTCATTTCGGCCAGAAGGCCGGTTCCGGCCTCTTTCAGATCAGTCACCCACAACATCACTGGCTGGCTGCAGAATTAGCCGAAACTCCATGCGAACTGCCTTTGATCATCGTCTCTCATGCCCCGCTCTATCGCCTCTTTCACCCCTGGCAGTGGTGGACGGAAGGCGCCGAAACCGTGCATGACCTCCTTCAGGCGCGGCAACGGGTAATCTTACTGCATGGTCATGTACATCAACACATCGGTTTAGAACATAAAAATCTGCAGTTTTTAGGAGTGCGATCGACGGCCTGGCCCCTGCCGGATGTACGTCTGGGTGTCCCTCAAAAACAGCGGGAGGCGACGGCTTCAGACCGAACCGGCTGCGGTTGGCTGCTATTGACTATTAGCAGTGACGGCGCAATAAAGGGACACGATTGCCTCTGGGAGGGATAG
- a CDS encoding histone deacetylase family protein, translating into MSVTGYVYDKRYLLHNPGPKHPERPDRLRAIHRRVVFSGLIKQIRLIEPYEASLAWIERLHDHRYIERFRTACQQGQPFLDETENGICRESFNIARLAVGGVFAACDAMMHGAVNNAFCAVRPAGHHAERAQARGFCFFNNVALGAKYLQEKYGLARIAIVDWDAHHGNGTQHLLEEDPTVLFISLHESPGTCYPGTGWESERGKGEGFGYTLNFPFPAYSRDPDYLEVMDEEVLPALEEFRPDCLMISAGFDGHARDPMSRLRLSDKAYMIMGALLLTFARDFCQGRIISVLEGGYNLEVLEDCVFDHIRVLNSL; encoded by the coding sequence ATGTCCGTAACCGGTTATGTCTATGATAAACGCTATCTCCTGCATAACCCTGGACCTAAACATCCGGAGAGGCCGGACCGCTTGCGGGCCATCCACCGGCGGGTGGTATTTTCCGGTTTAATAAAGCAGATTAGACTCATTGAACCTTATGAGGCCTCCCTGGCCTGGATCGAAAGGCTTCACGATCACCGATATATCGAACGGTTCCGGACTGCCTGCCAACAGGGCCAACCCTTTCTGGATGAAACCGAGAATGGCATCTGTAGGGAATCTTTTAATATCGCCAGGTTGGCCGTGGGCGGGGTATTTGCCGCCTGCGATGCGATGATGCACGGAGCAGTTAATAATGCATTTTGCGCAGTGCGTCCGGCCGGCCATCATGCCGAACGGGCTCAGGCCCGGGGGTTTTGCTTTTTTAACAATGTGGCCCTCGGTGCCAAATACCTCCAGGAAAAATACGGCTTGGCCAGGATTGCCATCGTCGATTGGGATGCTCATCATGGCAATGGCACCCAACACCTCCTGGAAGAAGACCCAACGGTCCTCTTTATCTCGCTGCATGAAAGCCCTGGCACCTGTTATCCCGGCACGGGCTGGGAAAGCGAGAGGGGCAAAGGGGAAGGTTTTGGCTACACGCTGAATTTTCCCTTTCCCGCTTACAGTCGCGATCCTGATTATCTAGAGGTCATGGATGAAGAAGTTCTGCCCGCCCTGGAAGAGTTTAGACCCGATTGTTTGATGATTTCAGCCGGTTTTGATGGTCATGCCCGGGACCCCATGAGCCGTTTGCGCCTCTCCGATAAGGCCTATATGATTATGGGTGCCCTGTTGCTTACTTTTGCCCGGGATTTTTGCCAGGGTCGCATTATTTCGGTGCTGGAAGGCGGCTATAACCTGGAGGTTTTGGAGGATTGTGTTTTTGATCATATTCGGGTCTTGAATAGCCTTTAA